GCGGCCGCGCCCTGATTCACCGCGATGCGGATGCCTGTCGGGCTCTGGCTCGTGTAGACGACGTGATAGGGACGGGCGAGGCCGGTCAGTGCTTCGAGGCCGCGCTGCCGGTAGCAGCAGGTTTCCGGAAAGAGCGCGAGCGGCACGGAAGCGTCTCTTGCGAGCTTGAAGTCCCCGTGTGCCGCCCATACGACGTCTTCTCGCCCGAGATGCCGCCCGCCCGCTTGCGCGCCATGCCGGACGACGAGCGCGAGGTCCAGTTCGCCCGCCTGCAACCGCTCCAGCAGTTCCAGCGACATGCGGCAATGCACATGGGGCCGCGCGCCGGGCCGCAATTCATAGAACTTCTTCAGCAGACCGGGCAACCAGAGCTCGGCGTAATCCTCAGGCAGTCCAAAACGGATGACATTTTCGCGGCTGCTCCGAGTTAGTGCAGCAATGGCCTCGTTTTGCACCTGAAGGATGCGTCGTGCGTAGATCAGGAAGTTTTCGCCGTCCTGCGACAACGCAAGCCGCCGGCTGTTGCGCAGGAACATGTGCGTGTCGAGCCGCTCTTCGAGCGTGCGGATGCGCAGGCTGATCGTCGACTGCGTGCGGTGCAACCGTTTCGCCGCCGCGGTGAAGCCGCCGCTGTCCACCACCGCGACGAAGGCGCGCACCAGTTCCGGATCCAGCGATGAAAGCTTCGACCAATCGGGTTGTCTGATGGATCCCATCGGAATTACTCGCTTTCCAGAATAAATTGGTGAACAAAAGATGCAGGCGTCGACTGGTCCATTGTTGTCCATATCGATCGGTCCTTCCACTCGTCAAAATCACGCATCAGGAGCACACCGTGTCTGTTTCTCTTCCTCTTGCCGACGCTGAATGCCTCGATCTGGGCGATATCGTCGATACCGAACGTTACCCCATGCACGATCCGGACCACCCTCGCATGCGTGAGCTGATCGAAGGTTGCCGCGCCCGCCTGGCGCAAACCGGCAGCGCGGTTCTGCACGACTTTCTGCGCCCCGAAGCGCTGGAGCGGGCGAAGCAGGAAGGACAGGCACTGTCGGCCAAAACCTACTACTCGACCCGCAAGGTCAATGCGTATTTCACTGCTGACGATCCGTCGTTGCCCGCCGACGATCCGCGCCGCATCTTCATGGACCGCACGAGCGGCTTCGTTACCCGCGACGTGATTCCTGCCGACAGCATCGTGCATCGCATCTACGTTGCGCGGGCGATGAAGCGCTTTATCGCGGCGTGCCTCGGTGAAGAACGTGTGTGGGAATACGCCGACCCGTACGCGGGCCTCGTGATCAACGTGATGCCGCCTGACACCGAACAGCCGTGGCACTACGACACCAACGAATTCATCGTGTCGATGATGACGCAACAGCCCGAAACGGGCGGCGACTTTGAATACTGCCCGAACATCCGCTCGCCGCAAGGCGAAAGCCTCGGTGCGGTAGGCCGCGTGGTGCGCGGCGAGACGCGCGATCCGATCAACGTACTGACGCTGCGCCCAGGCGATCTGCAACTGTTCAAGGGCCGCTTCTCATTGCATCGCGTGACGAAAGTCGGCGGTGCTGTCGAGCGGCATACCGCCATCTTCGCGTACTCGCAGAAGCCGGGCGTGATCGGCCGGCTCGAACGCACGCGACAGCTTTATGGACGCGTTTCGGAAATGCATATCGAAGCCGAACAGCGGCTGGTGCGCGCAGACGGCCTTGTCGACTGAGTTCCTGTAACCATTCTTCCCATTCCTCTTAATCATGACGATTCTCCGCCCCACGCATCGCCCCGAAGATTGCGAACCGACGCCCGAAGAGATCGCGCAGATCCAGCGCGACCGCCTTGCCGCGGTGCGCCGTGAACTGAAGAAGCGCGACCTGACCGCCGCGATCCTCTTTGACCCGACGCACATGCGTTACGCCACCGGCTCGCGCAACATGCAGGTCTATTCGATGCGCAATCCCGCACGCTACGCGTTCATTCCGGCCGAAGGCAAAGTGGTGCTGTTCGAATACGCGGGCTGCGACTTTCTGGCCGAAGGGCTCGACACCGTCGACGAAGTGCGCCCCGCAACAGCGATCTCGTACTACTTCTGCGACGACATGCTCGGACGCGTGACCGAACGTTGGGCCGATGAGATCGATGATCTCGTCAAGCAATGCGGTGGCGGCAAACGGATCGCGATTGAAAGCGCGACGTCGGCCGCCGCATTTGCGCTGCAGGCGCGCGGCTATCAGATCTCCGACGCGCAGGAACCGCTCGAACGTGCGCGCGCAATCAAGGTGCCGAACGAGATCAAGATGATCCGCTCGTCGCTGCGCGCGGCGGAAGAGGGCGTGCGCAAGCTGGAAGCGGCACTCGTGCCCGGCATCAGCGAAAACGAACTCTGGTCGCACCTGCACAAGCACATCATCGAAACCGATGGCGACTATGTCGAAACGCGTCTGATCAGTTCAGGTCCGCGCACGAACCCGTGGTTCCAGGAAAGCAGCCCGCGCAAGATCCAGGCTGGCGAACTCGTCGGGCTCGACACCGATGTGGTGGGACGATTCGGATACTACGCGGACTTTTCGCGCACCTTCCTGTGCGGCGATGGCCCGGCTACACCGGCGCAGAGGAACCTCTATCGCCTCGCGTACGAACAGGTCCATTCGAACATGGAAAACGTCCGCGCTGGCACGACGTTTCAGGAGTTCATCGCCGGGGCATGGAAGATTCCTGGCCCCTATCAGGCGCGCCGCTATTTTGCGCTCGCGCATGGTGTGGGCATGACGGGCGAGTATCCGTACATCGTTCATCGAGAGGACAACGAGGCGAAGGGGTATGACGGCGTGATCGAGCCGGGTATGACGCTGTGCATCGAGAGCTACATCGGTCACGAAGCGGGCGGGGAAGGGGTGAAGCTCGAAGAGCAGGTGTACGTGCGCGACGATGGCCAGGTCGAACTGCTTTCGGACTATCCATTCGAAATGCGTTTGCTCGGCTGAAGGTCATTTTGACGGGTACGGCGACGATCATCACAAAGGGATCAATCGACCTCGTCATCGTCCTGAAACACTTCCTTGTGTTTCGGCAGGTTGGCCACCAACGTCAGGCTCGGTGTGGCCGGCTTGATGTTCGGTTTCGCCTCCCCCTTGACCAAATACCCGGGTACAAACGAACGACGTCGTACAGAAGGTGCCGGCCGCACTCCCCACCTGCCGGAGCGGCTAGTGGTAGTGCGCATCGCCGTGCCGTACCTTGCCGCGAAACACCCAGTAGCCCATCGTCGTGTAAGCGATGATGATGGGAATGATCACCGCTGCGCCCACGAGTGTAAACATCTGGCTAGACCTCGGCGCAGCGGCTTCCCACAGCGTCAGGCTCGATGGGATCGCGTACGGCCACAGGCTCACCAGCAGTCCGGCGTAGCCCAGCAGAACAAGCCCGAGCGCGAGCGCGAACGGCGTGTTGTGATGGCGCTCACGCACCGCGCGGTACATGAAGAATGCGCAGATCGCGACGAGGAACGGTACAGGCAGCAAGCGGTAGAAAAGACCCGAATCGAACCACCGCTGCGCGATGTTCTGATCCGCGAGGGGCGTCCACAGGCTGACCACGGCAATGAACGCAAGCAGCACGATCGTGAGCGGCCACACGATGCGATGCAGGCGCCGTTGCAGGTCGCCTTCGGTCTTCGCCACCAGCCAGCAGCAGCCGAGCAGCGCATACGTGACCACGAGGCCGAGACCGGTCAACAGGCTGAACGGCGTGAGCCAGTCGAACGCGCCGCCGGCGTAGCTGCCGTCCGCGACCGGAATGCCCCGCAAAAAGGCGCCGAGTGTGATCCCCTGAAAGAATGCCGCGCCCGCCGACCCGCCGATGAAAGCAAGGTCCCACAGGTGTTTCGTGCGATTCGCTTTCGCGCGGATCTCGAACGACACGCCACGGAAGATCAGGCACGCGAGCATGAAAATGAGCGGCAGGTACAGCGCGGACAACACCGTCGAATAGACGACGGGAAACACCGCGAACAACCCGGCGCCGCCGAGCACCAGCCATGTTTCGTTGCCGTCCCACACGGGGGCAACTGTGTTCATCATCAGGTCGCGTTCCTTTTCATCGGGGAAGAACGGAAACACGATTCCAATGCCAAGGTCGAAGCCGTCCAGCACCACATATATGAACAGGCCGAGTGCGATGATCGCAGCCCACACTACTGTTACGTCCATTTTTTGCCTCGAAATACAGGGTTTTTTGCGTTCTCAAGCAGCGTCGATCAATTGGTCGGCGGCAGAGAGGGGCCGACGTGCAGTGCGATCGGGCGTATCGGGTAGACCATCGGGCGTGTGACCGGGTAGTGACGGGCCCGAGCGCATCAGCTTCAGGATGTAGTAGATGCCCGTGCCGAACACGAGGAAATAAACAACCACAAAGGCCATCAACGAAATCCCGACCTGTTGTGTCGTCAGTGGTGACACCGCCTGTGTCGTGCGCATCACGCCATATACGACCCACGGCTGACGGCCGGCCTCAGTGGTGACCCAGCCTGCGAGCAGCGTAATGAAACCGGTCGGGCCCATCGCGATGGCGAGCTTGTGGAACCACTTCGCGTCAAACAGCCGCCCGCCACGCCGCAGCACCCACGCCGCCGCCGACATCACGATCATCAGCACGCCGAGCCCGGCCATGATGCGGAAGCTCCAGAACACAACCGTCGAATTGGGGCGGTCCTCGGGCGCGAACTCCTTCAGGCCGCGAATCTCGCCGTCCCAGCTATGCGTGAGAATCAGGCTGCCCAGGTGCGGGATCGAAACCGCATAGCGCGTCGTTTCCGCCTGCATGTCGGGGATGCCGAACAGGTTCAACGCCGTGCCGCCTTTTTCGGTGTCCCACAAGCCTTCGATTGCAGCGATTTTCGCCGGCTGATATTGGCGCGTGTTGAGACCGTGCTGGTCGCCGACGAACGCCTGGATCGGCGAGAGGATCAACAGCATCCACAGCGCCATTGAGAACATCTTCTTCACCGCAGGGTCGCGCCGACCCTTCAACAGATGCCACGCACCCGTTGCCGAGACGACCAGCGCGGCGACGATGAAGGCCGCAATCGCCATGTGCGCAAGGCGATACGGGAACGACGGATTGAAGATGATCTTGAACCAGTCGAGCGGCACAACCTGGCCATTCACGACGTCGAAGCCTTGCGGCGTCTGCATCCAGCTGTTCGACGCGAGAATCCAGAACGTCGAGATCAACGTGCCGATGGCGACCATCAGTGTCGCGCCGAAGTGCGCGCGCGGGCTCACGCGCTGCCAGCCGAACAGCATGATGCCGAGGAAACCCGCTTCGAGGAAGAAGGCGGTCATCACTTCGTACATCAGAAGCGGACCGGTGACCGGGCCGGCGAAGCTGGAGAAGCCCGCCCAGTTGGTGCCGAACTCGTAGCTCATCACGACGCCGGAGACGACGCCCATGCCGAAGGCCACTGCGAAGATCTTCGACCAGAACAGGCAAAGGTCTTTGTAGTACGCCTTGCCGGTCTTGAGCCATCGCCATTCGAGCACGGCGATGAAGCTGGCGAGCCCAATGCTGAGCGCCGGAAAAACGATGTGGAATGAAACGGTGAACGCGAACTGAAGCCGGGCGAGATCGAATGCCGAGAGTGCGGTGTTCATAGGAAGGGTACGGAATCAGACTACGCGCAACGACCGCTGTCGACGCGCACTGTGGTGTGCAGATGAACGCAAGGATAGGGAAATGCACGCGAGTTTGCTGCGGCGCGTGATGCGACGATTTAACGCGGTTCGGGCGGGTACCCGATGTTTCTATCTCACTAACCCGTTGATCGGCATCAACTTTGGAGCAGAGGATTTTGCACTCTGCGGCGAGGTGTCGCACGGGGAACTGCGGCAATAGACCGCGCTGCAATATGTGTCGTTTACGCACATCAGTCGCGTGACTTTCAGCGTGGCACGCGAGCGGTCAACCGTTGCTGTGACATCCCGATTGATGGCGATGCGAAAGTGCGGCCTGTCGTGAGCGCAAGCCGGCGAATTCAGAAACATGAGGGTGCAGGTGTCACCCGTTTGCGCGTCTGATGGGTGGAATCATCGGGGATGGGGCGCAGCGCGCGAGGCAAACGAAACCTCGCGCGCCACCGTCGATCAGCCTACGCCTCCGACCACAGCTTCCCAGCCGTCGCCCAGTGCTCGCGTTTGACCTCCGTCAGGATGATCTCGACGGAACTGGGCTCGACGCCGAGCGATTCGCACGTGGTCTTCGTGATCGCTTCGACAAATTGACGTTTCTGTTCGAGGCTGCGTCCTTCGAACAGCTCGACATGGAATGTGGGCATTGAAGCTCCTCCTTTGTGTTAAGTGAAACGGGAAAGCTGGAAAGATGTCGTTCAATCGCGATACGAGCGGTCGATACGATCGAGCTTGCGCAACAGCGCTGGCCATTCCATCACACCTTCAACGGCGCCGCCGTCGCGCAACTGTTCCGCCGTACGCTCCGCGACTGCCTCAGACGGCAACTCCAGGTCGCCACCGCCGGACTGCGCATGCAGCTGGATCTCACAGGCCTTGATCAGCGTTGCCATCAATACCCAGGCCTCGGCGACGGTGCGTCCGGTCGTTAGCGTACCGTGATTGCGCAGCAGCATCGCTGGCTTGTCGGCGAGATGCGCGACGAGGCGTTCGCCTTCGGCGGGCGTGAACGCAAGGCTCTCGTAGTCGTGGTATGCAAGCTGGCCGTAGAAACGCAGCGCATGCTGCGAAGCCGGCAGTAACCCGGCGCGTTGCACCGACACGGCAATGCCCGCCGTATTGTGCAGATGCATTACGCAGAATGCGTCGCTACGTGCGGCATGAACGGCCGCGTGAAGCGCGAATCCCGTGGCATTGACCGGATGCTCGCTCGCGCCGACGATGTTTCCGGCGATGTCGATTTTCACCAGATTCGACGCGCAGACTTCATCGAATGCGAGACCGAACGGGTTGATCAGGAAATGGCCGGGCTCGTCGGGCACGCTCGCGGAAATATGCGTATAGATGAGGTCGTCCCAGCCGTTGAGCGCGGCGAGTCGATAGGCGGCGGCGAGATCGACGCGGGTGCTCCGTTCCGCGTCGGAGATCGAAGCCGGTCCGGCAACGTGGCCGGCGGGGGTATGGGCGAAAGACATTCCAGCGTCTCCTCAGATGGTGTGGCGCGACTTCTGTCCGGTTGTTGTGGCGGGCGGTCCCGGCCGCGTGCACGATGTGCCCGCCGCGACGTCGGCACGGACGTTTTGCACGCGACGGCGGGCGAGCCAGTGCGCGCTCCACGTCGCGATGACGAACGGCGTGCTCATCGACGGCCATCCGCCGCAGCCGGCGAACTGCTGCAGCATAACCGACAGCGCAATGGCGCCCAACGTGATGATGACGCCGCAGTCTGCAACGGCGAGTGCCGTCAAGACGAACATCGCAGAACAAAAGCGCGGCGAGCACACAGGCGCCGGTGACAGCATTCGGCGATAGTGGCTATTTGCGGGCGGCCACCAGAGAAGACCGTCAACGTGTCCCTGGCGGTCGGGTTACGATGGCGCTGGGAGCCACCGTTGCCGCAACCCGTCTCCCACCAGTCAGCAGCGACAGGGTGCGTTTGGATTCAATCGTCCAGAGGAGGTAGCGACATGCGTGAAGTGCGTTGGGCATCAGAGGAAGGCGAGGGCATCGAACATCTGGCGTTCGATGCGCGAAGCGAGGGCTTCCATATCGAAAGCGCCGTCGTCGGACAGCGGTATGGGCGATCCTATGGGCTTTTTTACACCGTTACCTGTGACCCGCAATGGCGCGTGACGCACGCGTCGCTGCGGGTTGCGGGCGGCGTTGAACTCGAACTGCACGGCAACGGCGCGGGCCACTGGCGCGACGGCAGTGGCAGGACACTCGATGCGATCGAAGGGTGCATCGACATCGATATCGCCGCGACACCGTTCACCAACACGCTGCCGATCCGCCGCCTGCAGCTCGCCGAAGGCGAGCGCAAGCTGATCCAGGTGGCTTATATCTCAACGCCCGATCTCGAAGTGACGCGCGTCGAGCAGGCCTATTCATGCATCGAACTGAATCGCGAATATCGCTACGAAGGAATCTTCCGTAACTTCGCAGCGAACATGAAGATCGATGAAGACGGCCTCGTGCTCGACTACCCGACGCTCTTCCGACGCCTGACGCCGCCTGCGTGAAGCTTCATTTAGCGGCCAGGCTCGCGGCGACCTCGCGGTTCTGCCAGACGTTATCCTTCACCGCGATCTTCTGAGGAATCAGATGCGCGCCGTAGAACGCGTCGGCGACCTTCTGCTGTCCGCTCACGATATCGTCGGTGACCGCGGTCGTGTTGTACGGCACACGTCGTACCCATTTTTCGACAATCGCCTGATCGAGGCCAACTCTGGGCGCGAGTAGCGCGGCGGTTTCGGCTGGATGCGCGTTGACCCACAGGCCTGTGCTACGCAACTGGCCGAGAATCGCGCCAACGAGATCCGGATGTTGCTGCGCGAAATTGCGGGTCGCTTCATAGAAGTTGTGTACGGACTGGCCTGTCGAATAGTCTGCAAGCGGCGCACCTTGAGCGCCTGCTGCGCGGCGGCATAGTACGGATCCCACACGATCCATGCATCGACGTCGCCGTTTTCGAAGGCCGCGCGTGCGTCGGCGGGCGGCAGGTAGACCGGATGAATGTCCTCATAGCGCAGGTTGGCCCGGCGCAGCACTTCGAGCAGCAGATAGTGCGAACTTGAGCCCTTCTGCAGCGCGATGCGTTTGCCCTTCAGATCGGCGAGCGTGCGTAGCGGCGAATCTGGCTTGACGAATAGCGCTTCGTTGCCGTTCCCGGCAGGCTCTGCACCGACGTAGACGAAACGCACCGCACCCGCCTGCGCAAACACGGGCGGCGGGGCGCCGCTATAGCCGAAGTCGACGCTGTTCGCGTTCAACGCTTCGAGCAGTTGCGGACCCGCCGGAAACTCAAACCATTTCACGCTATAGCCAAGCGGCGTCAGCTTCTGTTCCAGCGAGCCCTGCGCCTTCAGGACCGCCAGCAGCCCGGCTTTCTGATAACCGATGCGCAGCACCTTGTCGCTGGCGGAATCGGTGCTCTGCGCGACCGCGGCAGGGCTTGACGTGAAAGCCGTCAGAAGCGCCATCCCGGGTATGAGAAGACGTAACGAGCTTACCTTGATCGATGTCATCGAGAAGATCTCCTTGCCTGTCGTGTGATCCAGGATGCCGCATGCCGCGGCATGCATCGTGCGCGATTGACGGAGAATTCCCGATCGATACTGGACGCCCCTGCGGTACGAGGATCGTCGCATGGGCGTCCCGCAACGCAAACGAAGCAATGGAGATTTGGATATGACGTGCGCCGTGGCTGCGCCGAGCGTTGAAGCGCCGTGTGCGGAAAATCGCGCTATTTTTTTCTGTCTGGCCCCGTCGGTTTTTTGCCCGGCCGCGGTGGACTCGCATTGCGTGCGCCGTCAGTCCTTCTTCGCCACGCCCGCCGGTAAGGTATCCGCACCCGTACCGAGCCTGCGTTGCATCAAGGTCGTATCGAGCCACCGTCCGTGCTTGAAGCCCACGGCCTTCAAGGTGCCGATCAGCTCGAACCCGAGGCTGCCATGCAGCGATAGCGAACCGCCGCTTCCACCGTCCGCGATGACGGCGATCATCTGCCGCCACGGTCCTGTTTCGCAGCGCTCGATCAAGGCCTGCAACAGGACGCGCCCGAGGCCGCGGCCACGAAACGATTCACCGATGTAGATCGAGTCTTCGATGGTATGGCGGTACGCCGCGCGTGGCCGGTACGGCGTCGCATAACAGTAGCCTGCGACCACGCCGTCGATCTCCGCGACCATGTACGGCAGGCCGTGTCCAAGCACCGATGCGCGGCGTGTGCGCAATTCGTCGACCGTGGGCGGCGTCTCTTCGAACGACGCAACGCCAGTCAGCACGTGATACGCGTAGATGGCCTGGATCGCGGGCAGGTCCGCTTCGATTGCATCGCGCAGGTGCGGGGCGCCTGTCGTCGGGGATGAATGATTCGTTGTGGAATGGGATGCCTGGTTCATGCCTTTTCCTGTGATCACGCGCGTGGCTGAATACCTCAACTATGCCTGCGAGGCACGCCGAATTGAAGCGGCTCCAAAATGATCCGCGCTGGAGGCGGGCGCTTCACAGGTTGTCTTCCGCTTCGCGCACGGCGTCGGCGATTGCTTGTGCAACCGCCTGCACACGCGGCGAGCGGCGCACATCCGGATGCACCGCAAGCCATATTTCGCGCGTGATATCGCAGACCGGTTGGGTGTCGAGCACAGCCAGCGTGTCGTCGCCGTGTGTAATGAAGCGCGGCAGCAGGGCGACCCCGAGGCCCGCGCGACATGCCCTATAGATCGAGACGAGATCGTTCGCAACCAGTGCGAAGGGCCGTTCATCGGCGAACTGCTGGAGCCACTGCTGTTGTGGCGTGAGCACGTCGTTGTAGCCGAGGAATTCCCATTCGCGAGGTGGCCGTCCGGCCCACTCCGGCGTCGCATACATGGCGAAACGCATCGTGCCGAGCCGTCGCGCGGCCAGCCCCGGTTCCTGCGGTCGCGACAGGCGCACTGCCAGATCCGCTTCACGCCGGAACAGATTCGCTGCGCGCGTTTCGCCGACGACATCGAGCAATACACCAGGATACGCGCGTCTGAAGCCGGCGAGACGCGGCACGAGGAAGTGGCTGCCGAACACCGGCGGCACCGACAGACGGACCGTGCCGTGCAATGTCACCACGCCGCGCGCCGCGCGCACGAACGCATGTGCTTCCTCTTCGACGCGCCCGGCGCGCTCGACCAGCGTCTGGCCTTCCTCGGTCAGCGGCCAGCCGCGCGGCAACCGGTCGAAGAGACGTACGCCCAGCGCTTTCTCCATCGCGCCGATGCGCCGCGCGACAGTCGAGTGCTGGACGCCCAGCGTGCGCGCCGCTTCCGACAGGCTACCGCCGCGCGCCACCTCCAGAAAATAACGGATGTCGTCCCATTGCGGCGCTGTCGCGGATTGCGCGGTTTCGGTGGAATTCTGCACAGGAGCTGGTGAGAAATAGGGGGTTCCGCTGGATTATGCACGAACCTATGATCGCTCTCATCACCAGACCGGAGTGCAACGATGGGACAGCAGGGCGCATATCAGATTGGCATCGACAACTACGGCGGCGCCGATGCACTGCGCGTGTTTTCACGCGCAGTGCCGCCGCCCGCCCCGGGCGAAGTGCAGATCCGCCAGACGGCGGTCGGCGT
The DNA window shown above is from Paraburkholderia sp. BL10I2N1 and carries:
- a CDS encoding LysR substrate-binding domain-containing protein, whose amino-acid sequence is MGSIRQPDWSKLSSLDPELVRAFVAVVDSGGFTAAAKRLHRTQSTISLRIRTLEERLDTHMFLRNSRRLALSQDGENFLIYARRILQVQNEAIAALTRSSRENVIRFGLPEDYAELWLPGLLKKFYELRPGARPHVHCRMSLELLERLQAGELDLALVVRHGAQAGGRHLGREDVVWAAHGDFKLARDASVPLALFPETCCYRQRGLEALTGLARPYHVVYTSQSPTGIRIAVNQGAAATIIDRCTLPDTWRVLGAEEGLPPLPPADLELHRSPAMRAPEVDDLVSLIETMVDERRRASLEFCD
- a CDS encoding Xaa-Pro peptidase family protein: MTILRPTHRPEDCEPTPEEIAQIQRDRLAAVRRELKKRDLTAAILFDPTHMRYATGSRNMQVYSMRNPARYAFIPAEGKVVLFEYAGCDFLAEGLDTVDEVRPATAISYYFCDDMLGRVTERWADEIDDLVKQCGGGKRIAIESATSAAAFALQARGYQISDAQEPLERARAIKVPNEIKMIRSSLRAAEEGVRKLEAALVPGISENELWSHLHKHIIETDGDYVETRLISSGPRTNPWFQESSPRKIQAGELVGLDTDVVGRFGYYADFSRTFLCGDGPATPAQRNLYRLAYEQVHSNMENVRAGTTFQEFIAGAWKIPGPYQARRYFALAHGVGMTGEYPYIVHREDNEAKGYDGVIEPGMTLCIESYIGHEAGGEGVKLEEQVYVRDDGQVELLSDYPFEMRLLG
- the cydB gene encoding cytochrome d ubiquinol oxidase subunit II, with amino-acid sequence MDVTVVWAAIIALGLFIYVVLDGFDLGIGIVFPFFPDEKERDLMMNTVAPVWDGNETWLVLGGAGLFAVFPVVYSTVLSALYLPLIFMLACLIFRGVSFEIRAKANRTKHLWDLAFIGGSAGAAFFQGITLGAFLRGIPVADGSYAGGAFDWLTPFSLLTGLGLVVTYALLGCCWLVAKTEGDLQRRLHRIVWPLTIVLLAFIAVVSLWTPLADQNIAQRWFDSGLFYRLLPVPFLVAICAFFMYRAVRERHHNTPFALALGLVLLGYAGLLVSLWPYAIPSSLTLWEAAAPRSSQMFTLVGAAVIIPIIIAYTTMGYWVFRGKVRHGDAHYH
- a CDS encoding cytochrome ubiquinol oxidase subunit I: MNTALSAFDLARLQFAFTVSFHIVFPALSIGLASFIAVLEWRWLKTGKAYYKDLCLFWSKIFAVAFGMGVVSGVVMSYEFGTNWAGFSSFAGPVTGPLLMYEVMTAFFLEAGFLGIMLFGWQRVSPRAHFGATLMVAIGTLISTFWILASNSWMQTPQGFDVVNGQVVPLDWFKIIFNPSFPYRLAHMAIAAFIVAALVVSATGAWHLLKGRRDPAVKKMFSMALWMLLILSPIQAFVGDQHGLNTRQYQPAKIAAIEGLWDTEKGGTALNLFGIPDMQAETTRYAVSIPHLGSLILTHSWDGEIRGLKEFAPEDRPNSTVVFWSFRIMAGLGVLMIVMSAAAWVLRRGGRLFDAKWFHKLAIAMGPTGFITLLAGWVTTEAGRQPWVVYGVMRTTQAVSPLTTQQVGISLMAFVVVYFLVFGTGIYYILKLMRSGPSLPGHTPDGLPDTPDRTARRPLSAADQLIDAA
- a CDS encoding 4-oxalocrotonate tautomerase; amino-acid sequence: MPTFHVELFEGRSLEQKRQFVEAITKTTCESLGVEPSSVEIILTEVKREHWATAGKLWSEA
- a CDS encoding class II aldolase/adducin family protein yields the protein MSFAHTPAGHVAGPASISDAERSTRVDLAAAYRLAALNGWDDLIYTHISASVPDEPGHFLINPFGLAFDEVCASNLVKIDIAGNIVGASEHPVNATGFALHAAVHAARSDAFCVMHLHNTAGIAVSVQRAGLLPASQHALRFYGQLAYHDYESLAFTPAEGERLVAHLADKPAMLLRNHGTLTTGRTVAEAWVLMATLIKACEIQLHAQSGGGDLELPSEAVAERTAEQLRDGGAVEGVMEWPALLRKLDRIDRSYRD
- a CDS encoding putative glycolipid-binding domain-containing protein; translation: MREVRWASEEGEGIEHLAFDARSEGFHIESAVVGQRYGRSYGLFYTVTCDPQWRVTHASLRVAGGVELELHGNGAGHWRDGSGRTLDAIEGCIDIDIAATPFTNTLPIRRLQLAEGERKLIQVAYISTPDLEVTRVEQAYSCIELNREYRYEGIFRNFAANMKIDEDGLVLDYPTLFRRLTPPA
- a CDS encoding GNAT family N-acetyltransferase gives rise to the protein MNQASHSTTNHSSPTTGAPHLRDAIEADLPAIQAIYAYHVLTGVASFEETPPTVDELRTRRASVLGHGLPYMVAEIDGVVAGYCYATPYRPRAAYRHTIEDSIYIGESFRGRGLGRVLLQALIERCETGPWRQMIAVIADGGSGGSLSLHGSLGFELIGTLKAVGFKHGRWLDTTLMQRRLGTGADTLPAGVAKKD
- a CDS encoding LysR family transcriptional regulator; translated protein: MQNSTETAQSATAPQWDDIRYFLEVARGGSLSEAARTLGVQHSTVARRIGAMEKALGVRLFDRLPRGWPLTEEGQTLVERAGRVEEEAHAFVRAARGVVTLHGTVRLSVPPVFGSHFLVPRLAGFRRAYPGVLLDVVGETRAANLFRREADLAVRLSRPQEPGLAARRLGTMRFAMYATPEWAGRPPREWEFLGYNDVLTPQQQWLQQFADERPFALVANDLVSIYRACRAGLGVALLPRFITHGDDTLAVLDTQPVCDITREIWLAVHPDVRRSPRVQAVAQAIADAVREAEDNL